The Hypomesus transpacificus isolate Combined female chromosome 3, fHypTra1, whole genome shotgun sequence genome has a window encoding:
- the LOC124466396 gene encoding phospholipid phosphatase 2-like produces MMDQGKKIMLIVVDVLCVFAVALPSAILTIMFQPYQRGIDCEDKSISYPFRPATISHGTMAAVTISSSLIIITIGEAYLVYCKRLHSNSQFNQYLAALYKIVGTFLFGAGVSQSLTDMAKFTIGRPRPNFLAVCSPVVCSGYMPQINCTGNPRNVTESRLSFYSGHSSFGMYCMLFLALYVQARMQGKWTRLVRPTIQFFLIAFAVYVGYTRVSDFKHHWSDVVVGLLQGALIAVLNVRYMSDFYKSRPSRCLRPANPSENEHLERKPSLQSPDNQHSNHYNCSAPV; encoded by the exons tTGCCCTACCCTCTGCCATACTGACCATAATGTTCCAGCCATACCAGCGAGGCATCGACTGTGAAGACAAGTCCATCAGCTACCCGTTCAGACCGGCCACCATCTCCCATGGCACCATGGCTGCAGttaccatctcctcctccctcatcatA ATCACCATTGGAGAGGCATACTTGGTCTACTGCAAGCGGCTCCACTCCAACTCCCAGTTCAACCAGTACCTGGCAGCTCTCTACAAGATAGTGGGCACCTTCCTGTTTGGAGCTGGTGTCAGCCAATCACTTACAGACATGGCCAAGTTCACCATAGGTCGACCTCGACCCAATTTCCTGGCGGTCTGTTCTCCCGTTGTGTGCTCTGGGTATATGCCTCAGATCAACTGTACCGGCAACCCTCGCAACGTCACAGAATCCAG GTTATCCTTCTACTCGGGCCACTCCTCTTTTGGGATGTACTGTATGCTGTTTCTAGCA ctgTACGTGCAGGCTCGTATGCAGGGAAAGTGGACCCGCCTCGTTCGACCTACCATTCAGTTTTTCCTGATTGCGTTTGCAGTGTACGTAGGGTACACACGCGTGTCGGACTTCAAACACCACTGGAGCGATGTGGTGGTAGGTTTACTGCAGGGGGCGCTCATTGCTGTGCTGAAC gtccGCTACATGTCAGATTTCTATAAGTCCCGCCCCTCCCGCTGCCTGCGACCAGCAAACCCCTCTGAGAACGAACACCTGGAACGAAAACCCAGCCTGCAGTCACCTGACAACCAACATAGCAACCACTACAACTGCTCTGCGCCTGTATGA